Part of the Elusimicrobiota bacterium genome, TCCGAAAAGGCTGCTCCCGAGAAATCGGGATGAGTTCGCAAAACCAAGGGCTAAGATAGTGAAAGCTAACAGGTTGCCGACAAACGTAAGACTAAAGACTATCAAGCCAGCAAGGTTATCGAAAACGAAAGAAGTTGATTAGAGAATTAGTAAATTAGTTAATTAGGTTTAAGATACTTAATTAGCTGATTATTAACTAGTTTTTTAATGAACTTCTTTTTTATTCACGGAGCTCGGACCTACTGGACCGAGCGAGCAAATAACCCCGCAAAGCGGGGTCATCAACTGAATTCTGATTGCTGAAATCCTGAGTACTGAATTCTGAATCCTGCTAGTCGGAAGTATTTATGAAAACATCAATAAAGGAAACAAAAAATGAAATACAGGGGGACAATATGCGCAAAGCACTAAGCACAATGATGTTAGTAGTATTATTAGCAGGTATTATATGTTCAGGTAGTGCGTATGCAGCTTTTAGTAAAAGCGATGCCGGGACAAGTGCAGTCCATTTTTTAAAGCTGGGTGCCGGTGCCCGTAGTAGTGGAATGGGCGATATCGGAGTAGGCGTAAGTGAAGGAGCGAGTAATATATATTGGAATGCAGCTGGTTTAGCTGGAATGGAACAAACATCAATAAGTGTAATGCATGCGGTCTGGTTTGAGGATATAGGCTATACCTGGATAGGGTATGGACAGCCAACGGAAACCGGCGGATTAGGAATAGGAATCCAGTATTTAAGTTATGGTTCAATAGAAGGCAATGATACCGCCGGATTATTAACCAGCAATTATAGTCCTAGTGATATGTCAATAACACTAGGATATGGAAATGAAGTAAGCGAAGAAGTATCATTAGGAGCCGGGATAAAGTATATAAGCAGCAAGATAAAGGAGAGTGGGGTAGCGATAGCCGGAGATATAGGAATGTTATATAAGCCAACGGATAATAAAACGAGCTTAGGAATAGCGCTCCAGAATTTAGGCGGTAAGATGAAATATATAGAATCCGGCGATAATCTGCCGATGACGATACGGGTAGGCGGAGGATATAATATTCAACCGGAGTGGTTAGTAGGATTAGAAATGACAGCAGTAAATGACAGTGGAATGGGAATAGGCGCAGGGACAGAGTACAAGTATGCAGCAAGTGAAGGAGCAACACTAATAGGCAGGGCAGGATATAATACAGAGACCAAAGACATAGGCGGCTTAAAAGGACTAAGCTTAGGAGCAGGAGTAGAGCTTAAGGGTTGTGGATTAGATTATGCATTTGTCCCGTTTGGCGATTTAGGCGATACACACAGAATATCATTAAATATTAAATTCTAAAGAAAGAGTCGTAGAGTCATAGAGTCGTTGAGTCGTTGAGTCATTGAGTCGTAGAGCCATAGAGTTTTAAGTCAGACCCTACGACCCAATGACCCTAAGACGCTACGACGCTAAGACCCTAAGACGCTACGACACAGACAGGAGGAGCTATGAAGAATAAGAAGAGAATATGTTTAGCAGTTATTTTTGTAATGCTTTGCGGAGTAATAAGTAAGGTCAGTGCGTTAGTTCCTATTAATTTTACCCGAGGCGATATGTTTGTTACACATTGGTATCAGATAGATAGTGAAGCTAAATTATATGCCGATTTACAAGCCGGGAAAGATGCAAATTTTGACGCAGTATTTTTTTTCCTTAGGGAAGACTATATAGAAGCAGCGAGAGACCCTATAAACTGTGGTTCATGGAATACTCAGGCAAGTTGGGGAATGTTAGAAAAGGCAATTGCCTGGTGTCATAGTAATGGAATGAAGATACA contains:
- a CDS encoding PorV/PorQ family protein; this translates as MKTSIKETKNEIQGDNMRKALSTMMLVVLLAGIICSGSAYAAFSKSDAGTSAVHFLKLGAGARSSGMGDIGVGVSEGASNIYWNAAGLAGMEQTSISVMHAVWFEDIGYTWIGYGQPTETGGLGIGIQYLSYGSIEGNDTAGLLTSNYSPSDMSITLGYGNEVSEEVSLGAGIKYISSKIKESGVAIAGDIGMLYKPTDNKTSLGIALQNLGGKMKYIESGDNLPMTIRVGGGYNIQPEWLVGLEMTAVNDSGMGIGAGTEYKYAASEGATLIGRAGYNTETKDIGGLKGLSLGAGVELKGCGLDYAFVPFGDLGDTHRISLNIKF